The genomic interval cgtcgtaaagaaattaactataatgttttgattGTTTCTTCTTTTGAGTAATGCATCTATCTTGATGAACTTAATTATAgagttctatttttattattataccttgATAAATATGTCTGTAGTGAAAATATTTAACGCCTTACGTATTTTaaagtacttaattataaagttataatttttatgatgatatcatgagtaatatgttttttatgatgtatttgattttaagtcTTGAATTTTTgagtatttaaaatttaaaatttgacctttatgaacaatatacgtttcttgatgaaattgatgagaattttatatttttaattatgacaatattagaaaattgattattgaaataattaatgtatagTTCATTTTTATAATGTGGAAAATTTTATACTGAAaggaataaaatttatattgttattttattattggtgatatgagttttaatttttatcaataacaagtagccaaatcgaatcttatggattattaaaatgaaagtggtgattttgagatatttattcACTTGaatatttgatgtgttgaagttattgagttctaactatgaacatccatgagaatataaatttgaggtcttatgtgattaaaaaatttaatttggaaTATTTTGTCTTCGTGGTTGCATAAGTGGCAGGTGATTTTGTGGTTTGAATagttttatctttgtggttgtctaagtgactggttatttgtgttatgaaccttttttctttgtggttgcctaagtggctagtgatttgtacattttgagcatcattatcagtGTTATGACataccatatgcatctttgtgaacgcCTTAGTGGCTAgtttaattttctccattggtATGAGTGACTTCTGTGTGAACAGCTTAGTGACTGGCTAttcggatcatatatgtttaggagcttGGATTAAAATCCGAGAAATTACATGAATATCAATCAATCATCAAATACTTAGATTTTTTAACACTCAATTGTAATATCATTCTAATTGTGCTAAGTCAGTGAGTATTACTATAAACATCCTTCAATGAGAGTAACCCTGGAAATAGAAACTAAACACTTGTATAACTTGGCCCAATAGTGGCTGTAATCCTCAATGACTTGTGGTTTTCAAGTTGGATGTTGAGAAGATCTAATTTGTGAAGTTAAGTGATTGTAATTTGGTTTGAATTACTAgattaaatccttctaagtgaagggactaAACGTAACTACTGGGTTGGTGGAGAACTATGATAAATTACTGTCTTATCCCTCTTCCTTCTGTTTACTGCCTTTGTTTCTTTTTACTTGTTTTATTTTCACCCTTTGTTAAtcaaaaaatttcttaataaCTGAATACACAATTCAAAGCTCCTCCCCTTTCTTGTACATTTTCCATCTACAAATTCAACAAGCTATCCTTGAATtaacatcaacaaatatattGTCTTTGTCACAAGTTGGATTAACACCAACAAATGATTCAACAGGTAAACCAACTAATCGTTATTctaattttgatttgaaaattgaatcTTGGATATTGGATTCTGGTGCCACATatcatatttgtttaaatttattcctattccaaaattttcaaaatgaatcTCATTACTGTCAATTTACAAAATGGAAATTCAGCTATAGCACATTATGCAGGATTAGTCATATTTACTAACCGTTTAAGATTACATGATGTGCTATATTTAccacaattttcttttaatttaatttatattgctAAGTTATGTAAATCACTCCAATGTTCCATTATTTTCCGTACTAATGCTTGTGTTATACAGGACAACAAGATCGTAGGGAAAATTGGTTCAACTAAGTTGAAAAATGGATTGTTCTATCTTCAAGGGTCTAATCTAGATTGTaggaattttgaaaataatgtaAATAGCATTCATATCATTCATGTATCAGTTCTTTGGCATTTTAAATTAGGACATGCATCAAACAAATGTATTCAGATTATGAGTAAGATGTAAGACCTTGGCAACATAATATAAGGCCTTGGCAACAATAACATGTGAATTACAGTGGCATGTATATCTTTTTGAGGACTTGAACATTACTTCTATCAAGACACCAGTTCTTTATTGTTACAATCAAAGCACCCTTTATATAGCAGCTGTTGAATAAactttaatgttatatttagtGGGTTTCTATTAATAAGTTAGTGGAAAAACAAAGTCTCTGTTGTAGTTGGAAGGCCAAGAGATAGTGGGCtattaatagtatttatttgttttcttagaTTAACAGTAATGGGACTATATAAAGACCAAGgttgtattttcattttaacaGAATATATAAAAGTAGTGTTTTCTGTTCAcaaattggcatcagagcaaatGGCAAACGTGATGAGTCAAATGTCGTTGCCGCGACTAACGAAGTCAAATTACGATAATTGGAGTGTCCAAATGAAAGCTCTTCTTGGAGCCCTAGAGGCGTGGGAGGTGACCAGAAATGGGTTTGAAGAACCAACAAATACTGCGGGATATACGGAAGCTCAAAACAAGGCGTTGAAAGAGACACGGTCAAAGGATAAGACGACACTATACATGCTGTTCCAAGCAGTTGACGACTCAGGCTTTGAGAAAATTTCCGGTTCGACTACGTCGAAAGAAGCATGGGACACGTTAAAAAAGGCGTTCGAAGGAGCAGATCGAGTGAAGCAAGTTCAACTTCAAACTCTTCGTGGTGAATTGGAGAGGATGCATATGAAGGAGTCAGAAACAATATCTGACTACATAATGCGTGTACAAACAGTGGTGAATCAACTCACTAGAAATGGCGAAACGGTGACTGATGCACGAGTTGTCGAAAAGATCCTGAGATCTTTAATAGATAAATTTGAGAATATTGTGTGTGCAATAGAAGAGTCGAAGGACCTTTCGATACTCTTAGTCGAAGAGCTCGCTGGTTCTCTCGAAGCACACGAACAACGTAAGATGAAAAAGAAGGAAGAAGCAGTCGAGGAAGCACATCAAACCAAGGAGTCAATTAAAGACGAAAAGGTACTCTTTTCTCAAAACTTTCGGGGAAGAGGACATGGTCGTGGAGGTCATGGTCGAGGTGGTCGAGGCAACAACTTCGAGAGAGGACAGTCAAGCCAGCAAACTGGGTGTGGCAGAGGACGTGGTCAAAGAGGTGGTCGGTCGAACTACTCCAACTTTGAATGTTACAAGTGTGGGAAGTATGGTCATTACGCGAAGGATTGCAACTCCTACAAATGCTATAACTGTGGTAAAGTGGGACATCTTGCAAAGCATTGTCAAGTCAAAAAGAAGGTAGAAGAAACAACCAATCTAGTTTTGGAAGCTGAAGCGAATGAAGGCTTTCTCTTGATGGCTCAAAATGAAATCAACACCAGTAATGACACCATGTGGTATCTAGACTCAGGGGCAAGTAATCATATGTGTGGTCACAAACACCTGTTTAAAGAAATGGAATAGATTGAAGATGGTCATATGTCTTTCGGAGATGCATCGAAAGTGAAAGTCGAAGGCAAGGGTACAATCTATTACTTACAAAAGGATGGCTTGATTGGATCAATCAAGGATGTTTATTATGTACCAGATCTCAAGACCAACATCCTGAGCTTGGGGCAACTTACAGAAAAAGGTTATTCGATACTTATAAAAGATCGGATACTGCATTTGAAGGACAAGCTAGGGCATCTGATTGCTCAAGTCGAGATGGGGAGAAATCGAATGTACAAATTGAATTTGAGAAGCGTTCaagaaaaatgtttgaaagtcaATGTCAAAGACAAAGCGTCGTTGTGGCATCTACGCTTTGGTCATCTACATCATGCTGGTTTGAAAAGGTTGGCGAAAAAGAACATGGTGCACGGGCTACCAGACATGGACTATGAAGGAAAGTTTTGTGAAGAATGTGTGCTTAGCAAACAAACAAGAACCTCATTTCAAAAGAAGGCAGaatatcaagctaaacatattCTCGAACTGATTCATACCAACATATGTGGGCCAATCACTCCAGAATCTTTCAGTGGCAAAAGGTACTTCATTTCCTTTATCGATGATTTCTCACGAAAAACCTGGGTTTATTTCTTGAAAGAAAAATCTGAAGCATTCGTGGTGTTCAAAAAGTTCAAAGTAATGGTGGAGAAGGCAACTGAAAGACACATCAAAGTCGTTCGATCTGACAGAGGTGGTGAGTATATTTCAACAGCCTTTATGAAGTATTATGAAGAGCAGGGCATAAGGAGATTTCTAACTGCACCATATTCACCTCAACAAAACGGTGTGGCTGAAAGGAAGAATCGAACAGTTCTCGACATGATTCGATCAATGCTTAAAAGCAAGAACATGTCGAAGGAATTCTGGGCAGAAGCTGTAAAATGTGCTATTTATGTTCAGAATCGATATCCACATTCGAAGTTAGAAGATCAAACACCACAAGAAGTATGGAGCGGACATAAGCCAACAGTTTCTCATCTCAAAATATTTGGTAGTGTGGCGTATGCACACGTACCAGATCAACGAAGAACGAAGCTTGAAGACAAAATTCAGAAGTACATATTCATTGGGTATGATGAGAAGACAAAAGGGTACAAGCTATTCGATCCCATAAGCAAGAAGTTGATAGTGAGTAGAGACGTTCGAATAAACGAAGAGAGCAAGTGGGACTGGAACAATTCGATAGAAGCTAATGTCGAAGTTGAAGAATCATCTATCGCCATACCAACAAGCATTTCAACAGAACTTGAAGAGTCTGACAATGAAGATGAACCTCTACAACCCAGAATGCGAAGTCTGCAAGATTTGTATGAAACGACAGAAGAGGTACACCTTGTATGTCTTTTGGCAAATACTGAAAACATTAACCTCGAAGAGGCGCTGCGAGACGAAAAATGGAAAACTACCATGATCGAAGAGATTAAGGCCATTGAACGTAACAACACATGGGAACTATCAGAATTACCAAAAGGAAGTCAACCCATTGGTGTGAAGTGGGTATTCAAGAAAAAGATGAATGCTCAAGGCGAAATAGAACGGTATAAGGCGCGACTTGTTGCGAAGGGATACAAACAGAAAGCAGGAATTGACTATGACGAAGTATTTGCGCCTGTTGCAAGAATGGAGACAATTCGATTGCTCATTTCTCAAGCTGCTCAATTCAAATGGCCaatatttcaaatggatgtcaagtCAGCATTTTTAAATGGTGTGCTCGAAGAAGAAGTTTACATCGAACAACCACCCGGATACATGAAAGtcggaaaagaagaaaaagtgcTAAAATTGAAGAAGGCGCTTTATGGGTTGAAGCAAGCACCGCGAGCATGGAATACACGCATCGACACATATTTCAAAGAGAATGGCTTCAAGCAATGTCCCTACGAACATGCTCTGTATGTAAAGAAGAATGGAAGTAATATGTTACTTGTTGCTCTCTATGTCGATGATCTTATCTTCTTGGGTAACAATGGTCAGATGATAGAAGAATTCAAGGGCACAATGACACGTGAATTCGAGATGACAGACTTAGGTCTTATGAGATTTTTTCTTGGTCTTGAGGTTCGACAAGAAGAAGCGGGAATCTTCATATCACAGGAGACATATGCAAAGGAAATCCTggaaagattcaaaatgaaagaTTGTAATCCAGTTTCGACACCAATGGAACCAGGTGCGAAGCTGTCGAAATTTGATGGAGGAGAACGTGTCGAAGCAAGCAAATATCGAAGCTTGGTAGGTAGTCTTCGCTATCTCACATGTACAAGGCCGAACATTTCATTAAGTGTCGGCATTGTAAGTCGATTCATGGAGGAGCCAGTATATTCACATTGGAAGGCATTGAAACGAATCCTGAGGTACATCCAAGGAACATTGTCATTTGGAATGTTTTACTCAAGAACAAAAGATTACAAGCTGGTTGGTTACTCCGACAGTGATTGGTGTGGAGATATAGACGATCAGAAAAGCACTTCAGGATATGTGTTCTTCATGGGAAATACCGCACTTACTTGGCTTTCTAAGAAGCAACCGATAGTAACGCTCTCGACatgtgaagctgaatatgtggcAGCATCTTTgtgtgtttgtcatgcaatatGGCTTAGAAGATTGTTGAGCAAAATGGAGCTAAAACAGGTAGGTGCAACAGTCATACAAGTGGACAACAAATCAGCAATTGAGTTAGTAAAGAATCCTGCAAACCATGAAAGAAGCAAACACATTGACGTTCGCTTCCACTTTATTCGAGAACATGTGAAAGAAGGAAGTGTCGAATTGAGGCATGTAGCAAGCAAGGATCAAGCAGCATATATCTTCACAAAACCATTATCGAAAGAAATTTTCGAAAGAGGCAAGAAGCTGATAGGCATGATAGATAGAAGGAACATTTAAGTTTATAGGggagttttgttgaataaactttaatgttatatttagtGGGTTTCTATTAATAAGTTAGTTGAAAGACAAAGTCTCTGTTGTAGTTGGAAGGCCAAGAGATAGTGGGCtattaatagtatttatttgttttcttagaTTAGCAGTAATGGGACTATATAAAGACCAATgttgtattttcattttaacaGAATATATAAAAGTAGTGTTTTCTGTTCACAGCAGCAACTATAGTTTTTCATGAGATAATCAAATATCTTGATATTGATCGTCGTAGTGTTCGAGAGAAAACCAACAATGGAACCATGCAGCTATGTCTCTAGCACTGATTTGATTGCATATTTATTCACCAAAGGTCTTATCTAAGTTATATTTTCAGTTACATGTCCAAGCTTGGTGTGCTAGATATCTAACATCCATTAGCTTGTGGGGGACTATTGGaaccaaatttaaatattagttcATCAGCAATTACTTCACCAGCAATCAACACTTCTTCTTATTTGTGGTGGTAATTTATGAGTTCCGATTACAcgagaaataattaatttaccgAGTTTCTGTTGTGCTTTGTAATCTCAACAGTAAAATACATAATCCTTTATATAATGTATCCATTTGTTCAGCTTTttctataaatgatttttatggtaTTCTATCTGTTGGTTATAacctttttaaaatataattttaaaaataaattttcaaataagaaattaatttaaataatttatcatagaaaattattttagaaattcttgataaaaattatttattttttatcatgtaAGAATCTCTAATAATGACAAAAACTAAGAGAGAAACAAAGTGAATGAATTTCAAATTTGATACTTTATTTGTATGTTTACAATTACATCTTGTGTATCTATATCACCACTAAAATAACAACTTGCAACTCGACAATTCCGAGTGCTATACACAATGCTACATATACAATTTCAACTAAGCTAGCTTTATTCTGCCTCTATAGACAATTCTAATAAATGAACACTATTCACATTTAATTTCTCTTGAAGATATAAGATCCTTTGGTTATTGCACCAACCTTTTACCAAAAAAATGACACGAAGTACAACATAAGGAAAcccaattcaatttgaaaaacaaGAAAAGAAACAATGTGTGACAAGACAAGATATATGTAACAAGCAAAAGGGTTTGTCTTTAAgttgtttatatttttgaaaagtaaAGATAAGAAAGAATGGGTGCCCAAATGAAACTCCCTAAGTTGTTTGGGTCACCTTGTATATTGAGAGCATTAATTGTGTATATTATGCAAAAATAAGAGAGAAGATTAAGAAGAAATGAGGAGATAATAAAGAGAATAGATATAAAGTATAAGAGAGAATAGGATTCTAGAGTGGATAGCTAGGTGGGCATTTTcagtttatttttctaattctttccaaaaatcttaattgttaaattaatttaacagTTGATAGTAATAATCTatcaactaataaattaatttaaaagttgagatttaacaaaagaaacaaagaaGATAGTAGATGAATATGGAAATTTCAAAGAATTGAAGGAGAATTAAACTTGAAAATCAAGGGTAGGAAAATAGGACATATCTTGCATCAAACCCTCAAAATCCCATTCTCCCATTCTTAAGTTTTCCCCTTGTCCATGATTTCCAAACCCAAAAAAGTCCTCAACCTtagaattttgaatttgattagTATTATTGAAGCAACTATTATTGAAGTGGTTGATATTATAGCTTTTCATGAcattatgattaattaatgGGATCATACTCTTGTCTTCCATGCTAATTCTACTTTCTAGTGGAGGAAGTTCAAAGTCATTTTCTAATAACCCCATTTTATTATTAGCCTCCAAAATCCCATAATGATCATCACTATGAAGCCCAATATCATCAACAACCATATTGCCATCTTGTGTTAAGCAGGTAGGTATGTTGTTAATATTGGACAACAAGGAAAATGGATGATCAAATTGGTCAGACAAAACCATGGCATGCATTTGCATGGATTGGatggatgatgatgatgttgacGATGAGGAATTATCCATGCATAATGTCATGAGATCTTGTTCATTAATTGGCATGATCATATTGTTTTTCATATCAAAAACATCTATTTGTTGATCTGATGAGTCACTTGGAGATTGActggtgttgttgttgttggttttCAATCTCTTTTTTAGTGTGGAATTCCAAAAGTTCTTTATTTCATTGTCGGTGCGACCTGGTAGTCGTGCTGCAATCTGAGACCACCTGAGATTTTATTCATGTatagaaattaattaataattaaaattaaaatattacaatagttgaagaaaaataagtttttgtcaattatttttatataatatgaaACCCAACGACTAATGTAGACTAGGTCTAAAGgtgtttgaattttattatttttagtaaattttaataaaatattttcaaaaagatCGTATTAGATAAACTCATTCAACAAATtcatctaataaattaaaagaaaaataaatacactTGATTTCatagaaaattgaaattaattatatcttttttaaacagctttatttgaaattatataaaCAAATACTAATCATAAGATATGTACTTTAATTTATTTCCTGTTTAGTCcctcaaatttttgttttttttttttaatttatgttttatttattatatatagagACAATTTTGAGGGACTAAAAATAtctatcttttataaaaagCTTTCGAATTAGAATCTAGATgtgaatcattttttttacaattgatttttaaagattgagattttaaaaaaactaaaaacatctagaatcataattattattttctatgtcaaaaaattactattattcTTTAATTTCAAAACCTAATACGGTTAACCAACATGTTAACTAATCGATTACGATAAATTGGATCGGATTTTGCGGTTTTTTTTTCTGCACCATCTAACAAAGTTTTGAATCCattctttactttaaaaacaTGATCCGTACAAATATGATATACATATTAATCTCAAATCAATATTACATCGCCTTTTTATATAAGTCTtacatttttttactttaacatATCCATgttacatgatccactatattGTTGagtttttcatataaaaattataaactagACTCACAAAAGGAAGTGTTCCCCCagaaacatcatttcattatataaaaataaaatagccACTCTAATATAGGAATTTAATTCTATATATTTtgattctatatatatatatatatatatatatattttattacatattaatttatgtattttttgtatttataaaaaaaatgataaataaactCATACATAACTGCAAAGTTTCGAGTTCGAACTCGAGACATGATATTCAATATTCCTTTTTTGAATACTAATGTGTCAAACTTTGTCAAACCCAAATGAAAAACAAACTATAGTTAAAGAGTTTCAATAGTACTCGTAATCAAGCTTGGAGTATAACCCATCTTTATTCAATTTAAAGGACATAACATCTAAAAGAGTGCTAGCAACCGCCACAACGCAATAAGTTTTAATGGCCGCATCAGAAAACAATGAACTATGTagtgattaaataaattattttctattttacttGCCTTTATATCATAGAcagaatatattttaaatatgttaaagtgataaaaaaaaattgataacccgagttttatgaaatattaaaaataaaatagaagatatgtgagttaaaatattaataattaattaaaatattttttaattaaaaataaataaattcacgccGCTACCAATAATACATTATTTAGcacattttaattgttttaaaatttatctgatattcttatttgcatCTCTGAATCATACCTACGTGTTTAGTACAAAAGTTCTAatatttaataatgttttatttttccttcaaaaacaataataatgatTTAGTAGAGATTTTTAAAGCCTACGAGTATAGTTATGGGTCAGGTCAGACCATTCTTAAGTTTAAAGTTATAGACCTTAATAGTTAATGCATATTAACCCTGACATGCTTTTATGCTAcgcattttattttgttatgaaaCCAGTGGATTAAactctattttaaattaaattaaaaaataccaaattatatattctatataaaatgTACCTACAAATCTTAAGATCTGAAATTTTAATAAGTGAGGAACACTTAGGAGACCAGTCCGGATAATTCCTTAtttatactaattaattaaataaagtgaatggttttaaaaataatgttcgAAAGGAAGTATGATCATAAAACAAAATGTACTTAATCTCTTACATTTCATCTATAATACTTTGTAAAAgacattcttttttatttatttaatttgtcttTGATTGGAAAATGTAATCTTCTTGTTGATTCATAATGTAGTATTGTATCAACCACATGGtaagaaaattattcattttttggtTCTCTTAATCGATTTCCTTCATGTATCTATCACCActcctaaaaaaaaaatcccatGGCAATCGAACTAGAGATCTAGACCTCTCATTCAAGAGTCTACTTATGCACAAATTATTACATGTAAACTAGTTTGAGGACaccattttatagttttaaattgcagttGTAGTTATAATTACATTGTAAATTTTGATAATGTGATAAATtgcgagaaaaaaaaaaaatcaatgcaAATACTATTGTGATTGCAATGACATTGCATATAccactaaaatatttatatcatcGCAATTACAATAACCTACCATAATTTAGAACTATGCACGggtcaaaatttgaagaaaaatatatatcattgttGAAGTGAATTATGAAGAGAGAATGTACCTATTGCCAAGAATGGAGTGCAAATGAATGATGAGTTCTTCCTCTTGTGGCGAAAATGCGCCACGCTTAAGATCGGGTCTCAAGTAATTTATCCAACGAAGACGACAACTTTTGCCACACCTTTGAAGACCAGCATTCCTAGCAATGTCACTCCAACAACCTTGTCCTTTAGTTATCATGTACCTTACAAGCTTCTCATCTTCTTCAGGTGACCATAAACCTTTCCTTAGCTTGTTCTTGctaatgttgttgttgttgttgttgttgttcattttgttgtttattcCCGTGATCAAATCCGGTTTCCTCATTTGCattatagagagagagagagagagagagagagagagagagagactagTTCTTATGAAGAAGTCCTTTGAGtttgaggttttttttttagtttttgttgttgtttttaagTGATTTGTGAAAGAGATATTCGAGAAAGCTATATAGGTGAGTGATgatttagagagagagagagagagaaagctTCATGGGGTGGGAAATGGTAATGATGATAGTGATGGTTTGTGGGGTTTGGCGGTTtgcttaaaatatgaatatgaatgaGAGAGAGAAGAGATTGTGTTGGTTGATATAGGTAGAGTGGAAAACGGATTGGAGGGGGACCccaagagagagagagacagaGAAGGATGGTTGGTCTTCTTGTCTTTGACTCAATTCTTGTCTTTTTCGATACATTTTACTTCACTCACAAggtaatcataatcttttattttatttattattactattattatatggAACAGGAACTATTTTGCTTCCACTTCACATAATACTCTCTCACTTGGTTTTAAACTTCAAATTCACGTGTATTGAGGCTATTGAGAGAGGACTATGTTGTCTATCGctccttaaaaaaatatattaaatcaatgAGAGAATTTTAGAGAGGAAAACATGTAACGAATTAAGTTAAAGAATATGTAACATTAGTTTAAAACTCTTTTATACTAACATTTAATAAGAATTTATATCATATGACTTAGAGATATATCGGTCTTTTATTGAAtatctttattaaattatttgacattaaaaatgtatgatcattatatttaatatgaaatttatctttaattttatgatgaagaaattaaagaaagatttaattttttacggtttgctaattttattatttttaatagtatataaattactattttgttgTATTGAGAAAGAGAGATATACTAGACGTATCTTGAATATACATTACGAATATTAATTCCTCAAATTATAGATAAGATTATATAAACGATAGAACTTTTATTTGAGGGTTTTAATGCTATATTTACGAAGATtgattcaaattcaaatcaatgtaattaattaagttaagagaGACGCGAGTTATCTCATTCGATTGTTCTTGAGTCTGtttgcattttaatttaatggtaAAAGGGCATAATGCTAGACAATGGTTTGTTAATGtgaaacttattattatattgttgTGTGTATCTTACATTTTATGCATGAGTTTCATTAGGGGGCTAACCACTTAATGACATACTTCAGAAGCAAACAATGAACACCCCCCAACAAAGCAATGCtccctttatatttttttcgtCTTTTCATGGCATAATTTTGTGTTTCTTATAAATTGGAGATTAAGGCTCTCATTCtgtaaagatgaaaatgacatccactacgccaaaaatgacatttaacagcgcccattttacagcgcttgctaaacacaagcgctgttgtaattatattttaaaaataacggaacctattacagcgcttttgatgcaaagcgctataaaacaagcgctgtagtaggtcatataacgtttgcacatcacgttataaggcttttacagcgcttgtcaaaaaagcgctataaaaggaagcgctttctcgaatcagttacagcactttttttacaaccgctgtaaaacacatgcgctttcattgaatttaactacctattacagcgcttttgatgcaaagcgctataaaacaagcgctgtagtaggtcatataacgtttgcacatcacgttataaggcttttacagcgcttgtcaaaaaagcgctataaaaggaagcgctttctcgaatcagttacagcactttttttacaaccgctgtaaaacacatgcgctttcattgaatttaactacctattacagcgcttttgatgcaaagcgctataaaacaagcgctgtagtaggtcatataacgtttgcacatcacgttataaggcttttacagcgcttgtcaaaaaagcgctataaaaggaagcgctttctcgaatcagttacagcactttttttacaaccgctgtaaaacacatgcgctttcattgaatttaactacctattacagcgcttttgatgcaaagcgctataaaacaagcgctgtagtaggtcatataacgtttgcacatcacgttataaggcttttacagcgcttgtcaaaaaagcgctataaaaggaagcgctttctcg from Cicer arietinum cultivar CDC Frontier isolate Library 1 chromosome 5, Cicar.CDCFrontier_v2.0, whole genome shotgun sequence carries:
- the LOC140920401 gene encoding uncharacterized protein; protein product: MANVMSQMSLPRLTKSNYDNWSVQMKALLGALEAWEVTRNGFEEPTNTAGYTEAQNKALKETRSKDKTTLYMLFQAVDDSGFEKISGSTTSKEAWDTLKKAFEGADRVKQVQLQTLRGELERMHMKESETISDYIMRVQTVVNQLTRNGETVTDARVVEKILRSLIDKFENIVCAIEESKDLSILLVEELAGSLEAHEQRKMKKKEEAVEEAHQTKESIKDEKVLFSQNFRGRGHGRGGHGRGGRGNNFERGQSSQQTGCGRGRGQRGGRSNYSNFECYKCGKYGHYAKDCNSYKCYNCGKVGHLAKHCQVKKKVEETTNLVLEAEANEGFLLMAQNEINTSNDTMWYLDSGASNHMCGHKHLFKEME
- the LOC101507192 gene encoding transcription factor MYB83-like yields the protein MQMRKPDLITGINNKMNNNNNNNNISKNKLRKGLWSPEEDEKLVRYMITKGQGCWSDIARNAGLQRCGKSCRLRWINYLRPDLKRGAFSPQEEELIIHLHSILGNRWSQIAARLPGRTDNEIKNFWNSTLKKRLKTNNNNTSQSPSDSSDQQIDVFDMKNNMIMPINEQDLMTLCMDNSSSSTSSSSIQSMQMHAMVLSDQFDHPFSLLSNINNIPTCLTQDGNMVVDDIGLHSDDHYGILEANNKMGLLENDFELPPLESRISMEDKSMIPLINHNVMKSYNINHFNNSCFNNTNQIQNSKVEDFFGFGNHGQGENLRMGEWDFEGLMQDMSYFPTLDFQV